The following proteins are co-located in the Imtechella halotolerans genome:
- a CDS encoding LrgB family protein encodes MNFSIQNPLLWITLTLAIYWIALRLKTKWNRPILNPVLTACTLIMVILSLSSYPYEDYLKDNEIFTFMLGPSVVALGAYFHQYLPAIKKQLIPFLVAVLVGSFISIISVSTIILLFEIPHDILKSVVAKSVTTPIALEVTKDIGGLPEIIVPVVIITGILGNVTGLHFMNKMGIKDLAAQGVAMGVSAHGIGTAKAIESSPESGIFSGLAMCLNGLITAIITPYLLIFLI; translated from the coding sequence ATGAATTTTAGCATACAAAACCCGTTACTTTGGATAACCTTAACCCTTGCCATCTATTGGATAGCTTTAAGACTAAAAACAAAATGGAATAGACCAATCCTAAACCCCGTTCTAACAGCATGTACCTTAATTATGGTAATCTTAAGTCTATCTAGCTATCCGTACGAAGATTATCTAAAAGACAACGAAATTTTCACCTTTATGTTAGGTCCTTCAGTAGTTGCCTTGGGAGCCTACTTCCACCAATATTTACCAGCGATTAAAAAACAACTTATTCCTTTTTTAGTCGCTGTCTTAGTTGGGTCATTTATTTCAATAATAAGTGTTTCAACTATCATTCTATTATTTGAAATTCCACATGATATCTTAAAATCAGTTGTTGCAAAATCAGTCACAACACCTATTGCTTTGGAAGTGACAAAGGATATTGGAGGATTGCCTGAAATCATTGTCCCTGTTGTTATTATTACGGGAATTTTAGGAAATGTAACTGGACTACACTTTATGAACAAAATGGGTATAAAAGATTTAGCAGCTCAAGGCGTAGCAATGGGAGTTTCCGCGCATGGAATAGGGACTGCAAAAGCAATAGAAAGTAGTCCAGAATCAGGTATTTTTAGTGGATTAGCAATGTGTTTAAACGGACTAATTACAGCAATAATAACACCCTATCTATTGATTTTTTTAATTTAA
- a CDS encoding CidA/LrgA family protein gives MLPSFTYLLFFWFLGELLKYIFNIPLSGSIVGMLLLFCALQFKIVKIESVNRSSEFLLKHLILFFIPFGVGIMVFIPKIKPYILPLMIGIIVSTYLTMFIVALVFKRMKKS, from the coding sequence ATGCTTCCATCTTTTACATATTTATTATTCTTTTGGTTTCTAGGAGAGTTACTTAAGTATATTTTTAACATTCCTCTGTCAGGAAGTATTGTGGGTATGTTGCTTCTATTTTGTGCATTACAATTCAAAATTGTAAAAATAGAATCGGTAAATAGATCAAGTGAATTTCTCTTAAAACATCTTATCCTCTTTTTTATACCATTTGGAGTTGGAATTATGGTTTTTATTCCCAAAATCAAACCATATATACTTCCACTAATGATTGGGATTATTGTTAGTACTTATCTAACTATGTTTATAGTCGCTCTAGTTTTTAAACGAATGAAAAAAAGTTGA